CTTGGCAACCTATTGGTATATCAATGGGCATCTACGACATGTGTCATAGGTATTTTTAATTAGAATGTTATTATACTTGAGCTTTTTCTGCAAATCATTTCTGAATTTGGAGTGGCTAAAAGGTATCTAAAGGAGAGGAAACAGTTTGGAGCACCATTAGCAGCTTTCCAAATCAACCAACAGAAACTTGTCCAGATGCTCGGTAATATTCAAGCTATGATTCTTGTTGGCTGGCGCCTTTGCAAATTGTATGAGACTGGTAAAATGACTGTAGGTCAGGCTAGCTCGGGAAAGGTAGTTTCGTATATCACATTTGTAACCCCCTgttaatttataagaaatacTAGTAACCTACTCTCTTTGATCTTCtattggttgaaattcatgtgagGTCTATAAAATTGTCTTGGTCTCACTCCTAATTTGATCAGTCTCGCTCAAATTTTGGTGTCCCATATGAATTTTAATCAATAGGTGGGAATgtgttgataaaaaaatatgttactGGAACTTCTCCTTATCAAGAAAAGCAGTTTCACTGTGGTAGATGCCTGCTAATGAAGTTTGCCATCACTTTTCAGTCATGGATCACCTTGAGAGCAAGAGAAACAGCTGCTCTAGGGAGAGAATTGCTCGGTGGCAATGGTATTTTGGCTGATTTTCTTGTGGCAAAGGTATGAGTAATTCCTGAATCAAGATTTCTTTTGTTGAACCACCAATCTGATCAAAGATAAAATTGGGTTATGGATATTCATGCTAATGAGTGATCATCTAGCTTAACTATAATTTATAGATTCCTGAATAATACTTTCCATTGCTTTGCTGCTAATTGGCTATTAATGTTCATTTGTTCTCTAACAtttgtttttcttccttcttttgcAGGCATTCTGTGATTTAGAACCCATCTATACCTATGAAGGCACTTATGATATTAACACCTTAGTTACAGGCAGGGAAATTACTGGTTTTGCCAGCTTTAAGCCAGTTCCCCAAAGAAGTCGAATGTGAATGCGTAAAACGTGTTCTTTCAATAGATTCCAATAAACCAGCGTCCAATAAACCAGCTTCTGTGTATCGCGAGTGTGTTATTATGACTGGGAATTTGTTGAAACAAGAAGTATTCAATAGTTATACAAACTAGACATGACTATTTTACGCTTGGGTAATTTGATTCTATAacagcatctccaatgctagttcttatttcttagttcttagcactattcatgtgggcccgtactgccacatgtgcttaagcaactctatgcacattttgctccaaccatgagttcttagttcttatcactattcatttggtctcacaatatcattatagtagtaatattttttactttcatataattttgatttaaatttaaatgttaattcaatatctaaattaaatgaattgatgaatgagagaaaaaaaattaacttttcatgctaagaactcaaaaagtaaaacatcttatataagaacctagttcttatttttaagaactaagaagtaagaactccacgtcatctcctccaatggttaagaactcagttcttagttcttaactcaaaaataagaactaaaaaccttgcattggagatgttcTAACTAGAGGTATTCAATAGTTAAAGTCACACATATAAAGTACGACTCAACCCATCTTTTTATTTATGTTCTTTTGGCAAATTTAACGTCGAAGTCATTTTtgatatttcattaaaaaaattggtgTACAGCTTCCTATGTGGGGAAGCTAACTAACGAGAGAGGAAACTAACTAGTCAACTAATTACAAAACCAAACTTCTAACTTCATAGCTAATGACAAATGAAGCTGAAGCTAAGTAACAGCTTGGCTAGTACATACTTCACTTGACACCCCCTGCAAGCTGGAGAGTGTGTATTGTGCACTACCAGCTTGGACAAAAGATATTAAAGGGAGCAGGAGGGAGCAGGATCGGTGTACGAAATTTGGAGTGTGTATTGTGCACTACCAGCTTGGACAAAAGATATTGAAGGGAGCATGAGGTAGCAGGATCGTTGTACGAATACCGAGGGTTCGAGTCCCTCTCTTTCCGATGATTTGGTATGGTTTAGTTAGGATGTTAGCAAGCTGGTCATGAGTAAAATGATGAAAAAGTTTGGACTGAACTtttcatggaacaatccaattctATGTGTTCTATCCTCATGAAAACTGGGATTTGTTGCAATTTGAATGTCACAATAAAGAAAGGCAGGAGGAAAGGTGAGCCACAAAAGTTCATACGCAGTTGCAGCAAGGGCACAATATTCGACCTCCGAGGACAAATGAGAAACAATGTGTTGTTTCTTAGACCTTCTGGAAATAAGTGAATCACCTAGAAAAACTCAAAAACTAGGGACAGAGCGGCGGGTTGAAGGGGATGAGGGCCAATCAGAATCACTGAAGGCTTTCAAttgaagagaagaaaagaagatacCCTGACCAGGAGCTTCATTAATATAACGCATTGAGACGCACGATGATGAGCCATGGAAGGAGCAGATAAGAACTGAGAGAACTGTTGAACAACATAACTAATATCCGGACGAGTAGTGGTAAGAAATAGCAATCTACCAAGAAGCCTGCAATAAGCACTGACACTTGGGAAAACAGGTTCAAATTGAGAGTATAAAGCAGCTGATCAGGTCATTGGTGCGGAGCAGGGTTTGGAAGCAAGTAAACCAGTGTCAGATAAAATATCCAGAACATACTTTCTTTGACAAACTGAAATACCATGGGGAGAACGAGCAATTTCCAGCCCTAAAAAGTATTTCAATGAACCAAGATCCATGATGTGAAAAGTGGCATCCAAGTAGCACATGATAGAGGTAATCTCAGATATCATTTCCTGCCAATACTAAATCATCAACATAAGCCAATAATGTGGTAATTGAATGAGACCAATTCTCTTAGTAAAGACTAAAGAGAGAGGAAGACTGATGGTAGCCTTGACTGAGGAGAGCTAAAGGAAGCTTGGCAAACCATTGGCCCATTGCCAACTAGTTTGTTTCAGCCCATAAAATTATTTAGTGAGCTCGCAAACTTGATGGGGAGTGGCAGGAGTAAGGCCATGTGGTAATTCCATGTAGATTTTCTCATGAAGATCACCGTGTAGAGAAGCATTATTGACATCAAGCTGCAACCGAAGTTAAGAGTAGTTTAACAGTTAGCTTTGCAGCATGACTAAAAGTGTCAGAATAATCAAGGCCCTCTACTTGAGTAAACCCCTTTAGTTTTACCATCACACGTTTTATATCGTTTATTACTATCATCAGCCCGATAATTGATTCTATACACCCACTTACAACTAATAAGAACCAGTTGGTCTTTTCATTCATTGAAAGACTTACTTATACAAAATTCATAGAGTGAATATAAGATTTCTAATACAACTTGATAGCACATTGTTTCATGAAAACCAGAAAAGTAAAACAACTTAAACAAGCAATCTATCTAATGATATTCTGCATATCATCATTATTCATTACACTGCACCAAAAATCTTCATAATAGACTTAACCTACATAACCTAAGGAAAAGACTAACACAAACAGAACCTCACCACAAGGAATTTTGAGGAAGCAAATAACAAATTCAGTTTCCGTATAACCTTTCAGAAAATGAACCAATTGACAAGAATAAGTAATGAGGATGCAAATCACATGAAGGAATTGGTCGAAGTGAATCCAATTCTTCACAAAGTTTTCAAATCATTAAAATAGGAAGAAACTGTGCGACCTCTCTGATGAATAGAGTGAATTTCTTGGAGAAGATTTGATAAACGAAAAATGATCTCCCTAGGAAAACATTTCTTGTAAATTGTTCCATAGTTCAGCAGGATCTTCAATCTAGACAACACTTTGCAATTTGCTCTTATAAGGAACATTTTATCCAGGATAATCATTGTGGGTTTACAACGATCTCAAACTTCATAGAGACGACCAAATTCAGGTTGTGCCTTTGATAAAACCATTGATGaccttaaaattatttttcgaGATCAACACATGCTTCATCAATCTTGACTAGGTATGATATAGTTCATGTCTAATGGAGGTGAAACCTGGATGAAGATAATAAGGACTTGTTGAAATCGTCGATGGATCAATCCAAGGAGAACCATGAGGAGTTGTTTTTCATTATCAGAACTAGAAGAATGAATGGACGTCATGAAAATAGAAATCATGAATATTTACATTCATGGTCATAACTCATAATATAGTAGCAAATCATGTACTGTTGAGTAAAATGCTAATGATTTTCAAAACTTTACACCATAAATCATGTCACTTTATTCGCTCACACGGTCATACAAAGAAGAAAATTAGGACCTGGTAAAAAAAAGATGCGAGTACAGAACAACCTTCAAATTTAACTAGTCTTGATTACTTTAATGGCATTATGCAGTAACAGTGTTGGAAAGCACAGATGCATTCTTCTCAATGTCCATGATGGTGACCTTTGGTATATTCCCATTGTTCAGAAAATTTGAGTACCACACTGAAGAAAGCTTAGATTGCCTCCTCAAAGCTGGATCTTTCAAATCTATAAAGTATAGGCCATAGCTTGATTCATATCCATTCAGTACCTCGAACATATCCAAGAAGGACCATACAAAATAACCTCTTAAATTCACTCCATCCCTTTCAATGTGACAAGAGCAATGGAAaaggaaagaagagagaaaacaacaaagcaaaataaaaacaacattAGCATTCAGGGAAAAACTGAGAACAACCTTGAATTCTTAAAATCGACGCATTTATTTGTAATATATAGAacgtttggaaatccttctagttctacaattgatttaaagtcaaaatgaattatggggagaagcttatgtgagtagcttctgagtgTCAGAATGTTTATGAGGAAAGAGAAGTTAATCCAAATATGCTATAGAGTAGAGTAGAATCAAAGGGGCACTGATACCGAAGATCGTATTAGGATATGATACACATACATACATTGAAGTCCCtacttgaaaatgaaaatataagtaCCTCAGTATATCAAGCAGGCTCCCTATGTATTTACACAGGTACTTCACCCTTGGCCTGTCATCCAATGATGAATTGCGTTGTGTTTGTTGACCTGAGAAGTGAGGAGATTTATCATAGCAGTACACCAAAAaagttgattttgttgataaaAGGATTTGGAGGCTTACAAAACATTGATCTCAGCCAAGCATACCGTTTTCGTGAATGTAAACTGGAAAATTGCCATAATCTTTCTTCAATGACGCAAGAATCTCTTTCAAAATCCAGGGTGTAATTGGATGCTAAACCAAACAGATAGTTAGTAGAAAACATGGAAGCTTCAATGCTTAAAGAATAAGAGGAACATTCAAACACTACTCTTACCTCATATGTAGACGAACCATTTCCGGTAAGGTCTACAAGGGAAAAAAACATGATTGAATGAAAGTTCTTCAAAGTTGGTTGAATAAAGAGATATTTATGTGAAAATTAGTTGTTTAACCTCAAAACCTACATTTACATAAATAGAAACATACATTCAAGCTCCGCGGCCATATCTGCTGTGAAACTTCTATCCTCTGAGCGCAGGCTGTCTGGGTTGTTCTTAACTAGAAATGTGTAGTAGAAATTTATTCCTAGGAAGTCCATTGAGCCCTTGaccagatttgattcccttttgGTGAAGACAGGAAGTCTTGAGCCAGCATTCTTTTTCATGATGCCAGGATATTCTCCAAAAATCAAGGGATTCAAAAAcctgaaaaaaaacaaaagcataGACAAAATCAACTCTAGAGGGTATTTTTGTTTAAACCACAGGTATCCTCCACTGAGGCAATCCTTTTCAAGCCAGTAAGACCACTATGGGTGGATAAACTCTCCCAACCAAAGAAAAAACTAAGCCTTTCCAATTGTTAGTGTTACTTACCACCCCGTATAGAAGTCTTGGGCCCTTTGAGTGGCATTTATATCGTCACTAGTTTTGGTTAGAGGAACAAAACCAAACGTAAGGAGATTTAACCCAATAAATCCATGTTGCTTGTCCTGCATACACCAGAGGTAGTTTTGAAGACAAATTATAGTTTGATTATCATTTTGAAAAGGATATCTTAACTATCACCTATTCACCTTATAACACATCCTTCATATATAATTATGCTACCAAGTGCATCATGCTTGTAACAGAAATTGGTTTACCTGGTACTTCTTCCGATATAGTCTAGCAGCTGATGCATGTGCTAACAAAATATGATGGGCTACCAAATATGGCTCAGTTGAGGAATTTCCCCTAGAGCAGTTAGGTATAGAGGAGGGGGAACACCGTTGAGGGGGAAGAAGTCCTGATTCATAGCCCCCAAATGCGAACAGATTTCCCTCATTCACTGTGGTCCAATATTTAACTCTATCGCCAAACTCTCTGAAGCACACATCTGCATATGCTGTGAAGTCTTTTCTGCAAGACAacatatgtgattttttttattgagctAGATGTAGTT
This portion of the Lotus japonicus ecotype B-129 chromosome 3, LjGifu_v1.2 genome encodes:
- the LOC130748880 gene encoding beta-glucosidase 11-like isoform X2, with product MFQKHSSKEKKMRMLKVVFVLIHLLAAAVLANPLSKNDFPPHFLFGASSSAYQVEDAANEDGRKPSIWDTFVHAAGNAKIHRGDKDIGCDQYHKYKEDVKLMVKMGLDAYRFSISWSRLVPDGKGPINPKGLQYYNNLINELISQGIQPHITLHHLDLPQALEDEYGGWLRRRVVKDFTAYADVCFREFGDRVKYWTTVNEGNLFAFGGYESGLLPPQRCSPSSIPNCSRGNSSTEPYLVAHHILLAHASAARLYRKKYQDKQHGFIGLNLLTFGFVPLTKTSDDINATQRAQDFYTGWFLNPLIFGEYPGIMKKNAGSRLPVFTKRESNLVKGSMDFLGINFYYTFLVKNNPDSLRSEDRSFTADMAAELEYLTGNGSSTYEHPITPWILKEILASLKKDYGNFPVYIHENGQQTQRNSSLDDRPRVKYLCKYIGSLLDILRDGVNLRGYFVWSFLDMFEVLNGYESSYGLYFIDLKDPALRRQSKLSSVWYSNFLNNGNIPKVTIMDIEKNASVLSNTVTA
- the LOC130748880 gene encoding beta-glucosidase 11-like isoform X1, producing MFQKHSSKEKKMRMLKVVFVLIHLLAAAVLANPLSKNDFPPHFLFGASSSAYQVEDAANEDGRKPSIWDTFVHAAGNGAVSLCIYNLISAISKIHRGDKDIGCDQYHKYKEDVKLMVKMGLDAYRFSISWSRLVPDGKGPINPKGLQYYNNLINELISQGIQPHITLHHLDLPQALEDEYGGWLRRRVVKDFTAYADVCFREFGDRVKYWTTVNEGNLFAFGGYESGLLPPQRCSPSSIPNCSRGNSSTEPYLVAHHILLAHASAARLYRKKYQDKQHGFIGLNLLTFGFVPLTKTSDDINATQRAQDFYTGWFLNPLIFGEYPGIMKKNAGSRLPVFTKRESNLVKGSMDFLGINFYYTFLVKNNPDSLRSEDRSFTADMAAELEYLTGNGSSTYEHPITPWILKEILASLKKDYGNFPVYIHENGQQTQRNSSLDDRPRVKYLCKYIGSLLDILRDGVNLRGYFVWSFLDMFEVLNGYESSYGLYFIDLKDPALRRQSKLSSVWYSNFLNNGNIPKVTIMDIEKNASVLSNTVTA